In Deltaproteobacteria bacterium GWC2_55_46, a single window of DNA contains:
- a CDS encoding ribosomal subunit interface protein, which translates to MQKSVTFRHMESSEALKKYAEDKSDRLSKYLFEPIEIHWVLSVERIRHIADATVNANGTTFKSQFDTQDMYSAIDMVIDKIEGQAMKHKEKLKTHKPHNGEPASIRYTVPEGEAAAGAVERPRIVKKENQFVKPMSVEEASMQMDIIGKDFLVFTDSATGNISVIYRLKDGDYGLIETTR; encoded by the coding sequence ATGCAGAAGAGCGTCACATTCAGGCATATGGAATCTTCCGAGGCCCTGAAAAAATATGCGGAGGATAAATCCGATCGGCTCTCCAAGTACCTCTTTGAGCCGATAGAGATACATTGGGTGCTTTCGGTGGAGAGGATCAGGCACATAGCCGACGCCACCGTTAACGCCAACGGCACGACCTTCAAGTCGCAGTTCGATACTCAGGACATGTACTCTGCCATCGACATGGTCATCGACAAGATCGAGGGGCAGGCGATGAAGCACAAGGAAAAGCTCAAGACGCACAAGCCCCACAACGGCGAGCCCGCCTCGATCAGGTACACTGTCCCGGAGGGAGAGGCCGCAGCCGGAGCGGTCGAGAGGCCGAGGATCGTCAAAAAGGAGAACCAGTTCGTAAAGCCCATGTCGGTAGAGGAGGCTTCCATGCAGATGGATATCATAGGCAAGGACTTTCTGGTCTTTACCGACTCCGCTACAGGGAATATAAGCGTAATCTACAGGCTAAAGGACGGAGATTACGGCCTGATAGAGACGACGAGATAA
- a CDS encoding RNA polymerase sigma-54 factor — translation MAYELKQELKLTQNLVMTPQLQLAIKLLQLSRLDLVEMVREEVQTNPVLEDLSGPDIEAGGQEAPQEAPQKPEVDWESYIQEQSDYRSGGIDFSVREEEDDFMSNISSPGGSLSEHISWQLKMYGLPEEDLALGEFIIGNIDEDGYLRVLDRGEMGDAEYEAASISDIARCTGASPEDISRVLGIIQQFDPLGAGSRTLRECLLIQARSLPVRDTVVEEVIEAHLDKLANRNFKAIAKAVGVSPEEVLDAARIINKSLNPTPGAGFGGEEARAIVPDIYIHKVGDEYLISLNEDGMPKLKISQYYRQILKSGGTAGDQAKGYIQDKLRSAVWLIKSVHQRQRTIYRVVECIVKFQMEFLEKGLKYLKPLVLKDVATEIGVHESTVSRVTSNKYVQTPRGIFELKYFFSTGMTGDGGTEVAVEYIKEKVRKIIESEDSKHPLSDKQIAEILKESGIVVARRTATKYREAIGFQSSSRRKVYF, via the coding sequence ATGGCTTACGAACTCAAGCAGGAACTAAAGCTCACTCAGAACCTGGTGATGACCCCCCAGCTGCAGCTGGCGATAAAGCTGCTGCAGCTGTCGAGACTCGATCTCGTCGAGATGGTGAGGGAAGAGGTGCAGACCAACCCCGTTCTCGAAGACCTTTCAGGCCCTGACATCGAAGCTGGCGGACAGGAAGCGCCGCAGGAGGCGCCGCAGAAGCCCGAGGTGGACTGGGAGAGCTATATACAGGAGCAGAGCGACTATAGATCAGGCGGGATAGATTTCAGCGTCAGGGAAGAGGAAGACGACTTCATGTCGAACATATCCTCGCCCGGCGGCAGCCTCTCCGAGCACATATCATGGCAGCTTAAGATGTACGGCTTGCCGGAGGAAGATCTCGCGTTAGGCGAGTTCATAATAGGCAATATAGACGAGGACGGGTATCTGCGCGTTTTGGACAGGGGCGAGATGGGGGATGCCGAATATGAGGCCGCCTCCATCTCCGATATAGCCAGGTGCACCGGCGCGTCTCCTGAAGACATATCCCGCGTGCTTGGCATCATCCAGCAGTTCGACCCGCTCGGGGCGGGCTCTCGCACCTTGAGGGAATGCCTTCTTATACAGGCCAGGAGCCTCCCTGTGCGCGACACCGTCGTGGAGGAGGTGATAGAAGCCCACCTCGACAAGCTCGCAAACAGGAACTTCAAGGCCATAGCCAAGGCTGTCGGCGTTAGCCCTGAAGAGGTCCTCGATGCCGCGAGGATAATAAACAAGAGCCTCAACCCGACCCCCGGCGCTGGATTCGGCGGTGAAGAGGCCAGGGCCATCGTGCCTGACATATACATACACAAGGTCGGGGACGAGTATCTCATATCCCTTAACGAAGACGGGATGCCGAAGCTCAAGATAAGCCAGTATTACAGGCAGATCCTCAAGTCAGGCGGGACGGCCGGCGACCAGGCCAAGGGCTATATACAGGACAAGCTCCGGAGCGCAGTCTGGCTCATAAAGAGCGTCCACCAGAGGCAGCGGACGATCTACAGGGTCGTTGAATGCATCGTAAAATTCCAGATGGAGTTCCTCGAAAAGGGCTTAAAGTACCTTAAGCCGCTCGTCTTGAAGGACGTTGCTACCGAGATAGGCGTGCACGAGTCTACGGTGAGCCGCGTGACCTCGAACAAGTACGTCCAGACCCCGAGGGGGATATTCGAGCTCAAGTACTTCTTCTCCACCGGCATGACCGGCGATGGAGGCACGGAGGTGGCGGTCGAGTACATAAAGGAGAAGGTCAGGAAGATAATAGAGTCCGAGGACTCGAAGCACCCGTTAAGCGACAAGCAGATAGCCGAGATCCTGAAAGAGTCCGGCATAGTGGTCGCCAGAAGGACCGCGACCAAGTACAGGGAAGCCATCGGGTTCCAGTCCTCGAGCAGGAGAAAAGTCTATTTTTGA
- a CDS encoding LPS export ABC transporter ATP-binding protein — MNKQLAVKGLVKSFKKRKVVDGVSLDVEPGEIVGLLGPNGAGKTTTFYMTVGLISPDEGSISVGEMDITSMPMYQRARLGISYLPQEPSVFRKLTVEENVRSIIEYLDLPAAEAESRLKTLLEELGVLHLAKTKAYALSGGERRRVEIARALVNSPAFLLLDEPFSGIDPIAVGDIQDIMLELKKKGIGILVTDHNVGATLGICDRAYIIGSGKLLKAGTPTEILDSRRVREVYLGDRFRL; from the coding sequence GTGAACAAGCAGCTCGCTGTAAAGGGACTCGTTAAGTCCTTCAAGAAAAGGAAGGTCGTCGACGGCGTAAGCCTTGATGTAGAGCCGGGCGAGATAGTCGGTCTCCTCGGCCCTAATGGCGCCGGAAAGACGACGACCTTCTACATGACCGTCGGGCTCATAAGCCCGGACGAGGGAAGCATATCTGTCGGTGAGATGGATATAACGTCCATGCCCATGTACCAGAGGGCCCGCCTCGGCATAAGCTATCTGCCGCAGGAGCCCTCGGTCTTCAGGAAACTGACGGTCGAGGAGAACGTCCGCAGTATCATAGAATATTTGGACTTGCCGGCTGCTGAGGCCGAATCGCGCCTTAAAACGCTTCTTGAGGAACTCGGGGTGCTGCACCTGGCGAAGACGAAGGCGTACGCCCTTTCCGGGGGAGAGAGGCGGAGGGTCGAGATAGCGAGGGCGCTTGTCAACTCTCCCGCGTTCCTGCTACTTGACGAGCCCTTCTCCGGTATAGACCCCATCGCGGTAGGGGACATACAGGACATAATGCTGGAGCTTAAGAAAAAGGGGATCGGCATACTGGTCACCGACCATAACGTGGGCGCGACCCTCGGGATCTGCGACCGTGCCTATATAATAGGCTCAGGGAAGCTCCTTAAGGCCGGCACACCCACAGAGATACTCGATTCAAGGCGCGTCCGCGAGGTGTACCTTGGGGACAGGTTCAGGCTTTAG
- a CDS encoding lipopolysaccharide transport periplasmic protein LptA, with protein MNVSKSHVLPLIFAAFLIPASVDAAKAGSEDTPRKPVTVTSDMMEANTGENKVVFKGNVEAVEDFTLCSDELNIIYDENKDVSRIEATGNVRIFQDQKTSTSGRAVYNRKDRVIVLTESPQVKQCSDIVKGERITVYLDKDNALVESGDGGRVKAVIMPNKDCPENKAPERPIGEQAARCKGTR; from the coding sequence ATGAATGTAAGCAAAAGTCATGTACTGCCGCTCATCTTCGCGGCGTTCCTTATCCCCGCCTCCGTTGACGCCGCAAAGGCCGGGTCAGAAGACACACCCAGAAAACCCGTTACAGTCACATCAGATATGATGGAAGCGAATACCGGTGAGAACAAGGTCGTCTTCAAGGGCAACGTCGAGGCCGTAGAGGACTTCACTCTTTGTTCCGATGAGCTTAATATCATATATGACGAGAACAAGGACGTAAGCCGGATAGAGGCAACCGGCAACGTGAGGATATTCCAGGACCAGAAGACCTCCACCTCCGGCAGGGCGGTATATAATAGAAAGGACAGGGTCATAGTCCTTACGGAGAGCCCGCAGGTGAAGCAGTGCTCCGATATCGTCAAGGGGGAGAGGATTACCGTCTACCTCGACAAGGATAACGCCCTGGTCGAAAGCGGCGACGGGGGCAGGGTAAAGGCCGTGATAATGCCGAACAAGGACTGCCCGGAAAACAAGGCGCCGGAGAGGCCGATTGGTGAACAAGCAGCTCGCTGTAAAGGGACTCGTTAA
- a CDS encoding LPS export ABC transporter periplasmic protein LptC, producing MKRKIRVSLSAFIILSIVGLALLVFIHYKTMELPRAEFKEDEKVQVKIDRIRYSGTKDGRVEWELEADSARRSREEDLTSFDNVKVTFFSKDGTPYTLSALHGSFRENAGDIEVSGDVLVRSPKDDYSLKTGSLRYAINTKQMSTADRVFITSDRLDAQGDGLTARIDSGEFRLLRNVKAVFKGSAVR from the coding sequence ATGAAACGTAAGATAAGGGTATCCCTTTCAGCCTTCATAATACTCTCGATCGTCGGCCTGGCTCTTCTGGTCTTTATACATTATAAGACCATGGAGCTTCCCCGGGCTGAGTTCAAGGAAGATGAAAAGGTCCAGGTAAAGATAGACAGGATACGTTATTCGGGCACGAAAGATGGCAGGGTGGAATGGGAGCTGGAGGCAGACTCGGCCCGGAGGTCCAGGGAAGAGGACCTTACATCCTTCGATAATGTAAAGGTCACGTTCTTTTCAAAGGACGGCACGCCTTATACCCTCTCTGCCCTGCATGGCAGCTTCAGGGAGAACGCCGGGGATATAGAGGTCTCCGGAGATGTGCTTGTACGCTCGCCCAAAGATGATTACAGCTTAAAGACTGGAAGCCTCAGGTACGCGATAAATACCAAGCAGATGAGCACCGCTGACCGGGTTTTTATTACTTCGGACCGCCTGGACGCTCAAGGGGACGGCCTCACAGCCAGGATAGATTCCGGGGAGTTCCGGCTCCTCCGTAATGTAAAGGCGGTCTTCAAAGGCTCTGCCGTCAGGTGA
- a CDS encoding phenylphosphate carboxylase subunit delta — translation MSAVTFDEKIKQIKLVIFDVDGVLTDGRIIFDAAGVETKCFDVKDGHGIKLLIRSGIQGAIITARESEVVLRRAKDLGIDLVYQGIKDKRLALDDIVAKSAIPLSEMAYMGDDIIDIPVLKRVGFSATVADGVEEVRGMVDYVARRPGGRGAARELVELILKAQGKWDEVMRTYLV, via the coding sequence ATGTCCGCAGTCACTTTCGATGAAAAGATCAAACAGATAAAACTCGTCATATTCGACGTCGACGGAGTTCTCACCGACGGAAGGATAATATTCGACGCCGCAGGGGTCGAGACAAAGTGCTTCGACGTAAAGGACGGTCACGGGATAAAGCTCCTTATCCGATCGGGTATACAGGGCGCCATAATAACCGCGAGGGAGTCCGAGGTCGTCTTAAGGCGCGCCAAGGACCTTGGGATAGACCTTGTTTACCAGGGCATAAAGGACAAGAGGCTGGCCCTTGACGATATAGTGGCTAAAAGCGCCATCCCGCTCTCTGAGATGGCGTACATGGGCGATGACATAATAGATATCCCGGTACTTAAAAGGGTCGGCTTCTCGGCAACTGTGGCCGATGGCGTGGAAGAGGTCAGGGGGATGGTCGACTATGTCGCACGTAGACCGGGCGGGAGAGGGGCCGCCAGAGAGCTTGTAGAGCTGATACTAAAGGCCCAGGGCAAGTGGGACGAGGTCATGAGGACGTACCTCGTTTAA
- a CDS encoding glycolate oxidase subunit GlcD gives MISNIVKNELKRIAGERSVSFSKEELLCYSYDATNTLHLPEAVVFPTGPEEISLILKMANSEGFPVIPRGAGTGFSGGSLPVEGGVVISFERMKRIIEVDTENLIAVAEPGVVTWDLQQEVERHGLFYPPDPSSLKVSTIGGNIAECAGGPRAVKYGVTRDYILGLEVVLPTGEIVNTGVRTAKGVVGYDLTRLMVGSEGTLGIVTKAILRLLPLPEATKTMLALFGDMKKAAAATSAIIRGKVIPSTLEIMDRVSLRCVEEYSKAGLPDVEALLLIEVDGPKGSVEKEAEAVRAICLEYGATDFRAAADKHEVKELWKARRAISASLYRVKPNKINEDIVVPRSRIPELVEGLKGISKDRGVLIASFGHAGDGNIHVNVMYDKKDPVEAASALDAVTDVFRLTVGLGGTISGEHGVGTAKSRYIGMELTPVAIDAMKKIKAALDPRGILNPGKIFPKAVEAEPETSKAGFLR, from the coding sequence ATGATCTCAAACATCGTAAAAAACGAGCTTAAGAGGATCGCGGGGGAGAGGAGCGTCTCTTTTTCGAAAGAGGAGCTTCTCTGTTACTCCTATGACGCTACAAATACGCTCCATCTGCCGGAAGCGGTAGTATTTCCCACAGGCCCTGAAGAGATTTCTCTCATACTCAAGATGGCCAACTCAGAAGGCTTTCCTGTCATCCCCAGGGGCGCGGGCACGGGTTTTTCCGGCGGGAGCCTCCCTGTAGAGGGCGGCGTTGTCATCTCCTTCGAGCGGATGAAGCGGATAATCGAGGTCGATACGGAAAACCTCATCGCCGTCGCAGAGCCCGGGGTGGTCACATGGGATCTGCAGCAGGAGGTCGAAAGGCATGGTCTTTTCTATCCTCCAGACCCGTCGAGCCTCAAGGTCTCGACCATAGGGGGGAATATCGCCGAGTGCGCCGGGGGCCCGAGGGCCGTTAAATACGGGGTCACAAGGGACTACATCCTCGGCCTTGAGGTAGTGCTCCCTACAGGTGAGATAGTAAATACAGGCGTGAGGACGGCAAAGGGTGTAGTCGGCTACGACCTTACGAGGCTTATGGTCGGTTCGGAGGGGACCCTCGGCATAGTGACCAAGGCTATTTTAAGGCTTCTGCCGCTGCCTGAGGCTACGAAGACCATGCTCGCCCTCTTTGGCGACATGAAAAAGGCCGCGGCTGCCACATCGGCCATCATAAGGGGAAAGGTCATCCCTTCCACCCTTGAGATAATGGACAGGGTCTCCTTGAGGTGCGTTGAGGAATATTCGAAGGCAGGGCTGCCTGACGTTGAAGCGCTGCTGCTCATAGAGGTCGACGGCCCGAAGGGGTCTGTAGAGAAGGAGGCCGAGGCCGTGCGCGCGATCTGCCTGGAGTATGGCGCAACGGATTTCAGGGCGGCGGCCGATAAGCATGAGGTAAAGGAGCTATGGAAGGCGAGGCGGGCGATATCTGCCTCGCTCTACAGGGTCAAGCCGAATAAGATAAATGAGGATATCGTGGTGCCTCGGTCCAGGATACCAGAGCTTGTCGAAGGGCTCAAGGGCATATCGAAAGACCGGGGGGTGCTTATCGCGAGCTTCGGCCACGCCGGGGACGGCAATATCCACGTGAACGTGATGTACGACAAAAAAGACCCGGTCGAAGCCGCAAGCGCCCTGGACGCGGTCACAGACGTATTCAGGCTGACTGTCGGCCTTGGCGGGACCATCTCAGGCGAGCACGGGGTCGGCACCGCCAAGTCCAGGTATATCGGGATGGAGCTTACGCCTGTCGCGATAGATGCCATGAAAAAGATAAAGGCGGCCCTTGACCCCAGGGGTATCCTTAACCCCGGCAAGATATTCCCGAAGGCCGTTGAAGCGGAGCCAGAAACGAGCAAAGCCGGGTTTTTGAGATGA
- a CDS encoding DNA-binding response regulator, with amino-acid sequence MRILVVEDEKKVAAFIKRGLEQESYAVDVVEDGVEGQSFAEMNDYDAIILDIMLPKKNGLDVLKDIKAAGVKAPVLLLTARDTVQDRVKGLNVGADDYLTKPFAFEELLARLRVLMRRGGYGSPILRFADLSLDPSTRRAKRGGMDVELTVKEYALLEYLLRNPNRVLTRTLIAEHVWDQSFDSETNVVDVYINHLRTKIDKDFSKKLIHTIRGVGYVLKDE; translated from the coding sequence ATGAGGATACTTGTAGTAGAGGATGAGAAGAAGGTAGCGGCGTTCATCAAGCGCGGGCTTGAGCAGGAGAGCTACGCCGTCGATGTCGTTGAGGACGGCGTCGAAGGGCAGAGCTTCGCCGAGATGAACGACTATGACGCCATAATCCTCGATATCATGCTCCCGAAGAAGAACGGCCTCGATGTCCTAAAGGATATAAAGGCGGCCGGGGTGAAGGCACCTGTGCTTCTTCTTACCGCGCGTGATACGGTCCAGGACAGGGTAAAGGGCTTGAACGTAGGCGCTGACGACTACCTTACAAAGCCCTTTGCTTTCGAAGAGCTTCTGGCAAGGCTCCGCGTGCTCATGAGAAGGGGCGGGTACGGCTCTCCCATATTGAGGTTCGCCGACCTGAGCCTCGACCCTTCCACCCGCAGGGCCAAGAGGGGCGGGATGGACGTCGAGCTTACGGTTAAGGAGTACGCCCTCCTTGAGTACCTGCTCCGGAACCCTAACCGGGTGCTCACGAGGACCCTCATAGCCGAGCATGTCTGGGACCAGTCGTTCGACAGCGAGACCAACGTCGTCGATGTCTATATCAACCACTTGAGGACCAAGATAGACAAGGACTTCTCGAAAAAGCTCATCCACACCATAAGGGGCGTGGGATACGTCCTTAAGGACGAATAG
- a CDS encoding zinc protease, producing the protein MSLVQKTRLESGIAVITEEMPDVESSSIGIWVNTGSRFETREINGVSHFIEHLLFKGTDKRTALDISMEIESVGGVLNAFTGREYTCFFAKILNKDLPKAIDLLSDIFINSKFDRKEMDKERLVVLQEIKMVEDTPDDIIHDIFAERFWEGHPLGWSILGPSKTIKSMERASVLKYFKEQYAPHNVFITAAGGLSHRSVVKLLKPAIGAIKKGGSPSQLLTPVAEPGVKLIKKELEQVHMCMGVPVPPQSHPDKYKIYLMNTILGAGMSSRLFQEIREKRGLAYSVYTYVNLCKDAGSLIAYAGTSDDKFGEVSGLILKEFERLSKDMTAVELKNAKEQLKGGMLLGLETSDNRMMKLARDEIYFGRYVPVKEIVKEIDKVTLAEMKKAASEFLSPDRITMVAMGKVNNRRLPSPLKAMV; encoded by the coding sequence ATGTCCTTAGTCCAGAAGACCAGATTAGAAAGCGGCATAGCCGTGATCACCGAAGAGATGCCCGATGTGGAATCATCCTCCATCGGCATTTGGGTGAATACAGGCTCAAGGTTTGAAACCCGAGAGATCAACGGCGTTTCGCATTTCATAGAACATCTCCTTTTTAAAGGCACCGATAAAAGGACGGCCCTCGACATCTCAATGGAAATAGAGAGCGTCGGAGGCGTCCTTAACGCCTTCACCGGCAGGGAATACACCTGCTTCTTCGCCAAGATACTCAATAAAGACCTGCCAAAGGCCATTGACCTCCTCTCGGACATCTTCATCAATTCGAAGTTCGACAGGAAGGAGATGGACAAGGAGCGCCTCGTCGTCCTCCAGGAGATAAAGATGGTCGAGGACACGCCAGACGACATCATCCACGATATCTTCGCGGAAAGGTTCTGGGAAGGGCACCCGCTCGGCTGGTCGATACTCGGTCCGTCAAAGACGATAAAGTCGATGGAGAGGGCGAGCGTGCTCAAGTACTTTAAAGAGCAGTACGCCCCGCACAACGTCTTCATCACAGCCGCCGGAGGGCTTAGCCACAGAAGCGTCGTGAAGCTCCTTAAGCCAGCCATCGGCGCCATAAAGAAAGGCGGGTCGCCTTCGCAGCTCCTGACCCCAGTGGCGGAGCCGGGCGTCAAGCTCATAAAAAAAGAGCTTGAGCAGGTCCATATGTGCATGGGCGTGCCGGTCCCCCCGCAGTCGCACCCGGACAAGTACAAGATATACCTCATGAACACCATACTTGGCGCAGGGATGAGCTCGCGGCTTTTCCAGGAGATCAGGGAGAAGAGGGGGCTTGCCTATTCGGTATATACCTACGTCAACCTCTGCAAGGACGCAGGCTCGCTCATAGCCTACGCGGGCACCTCTGACGACAAGTTCGGAGAGGTCTCCGGCCTGATATTGAAGGAGTTCGAGAGGCTCTCCAAAGACATGACCGCAGTAGAGCTTAAAAACGCCAAGGAACAGCTCAAGGGCGGGATGCTCCTCGGCCTTGAAACGAGCGACAACAGGATGATGAAGCTCGCCAGAGACGAGATATACTTCGGCAGGTACGTGCCCGTTAAGGAGATCGTCAAAGAGATAGACAAGGTCACCCTCGCGGAGATGAAAAAGGCCGCCTCCGAGTTTCTTTCTCCCGATAGAATAACCATGGTCGCCATGGGCAAGGTGAACAACAGACGCCTGCCTTCGCCGCTCAAGGCCATGGTTTAG
- a CDS encoding polyribonucleotide nucleotidyltransferase, whose product MSIYETTYAGRPLIIETGKMARQAHGSCTVRYGDTVVLVTACRNESPAAGVDFLPLTVNYMEMTYAAGKIPGGFFKREGRPSEKEVLGSRLIDRPLRPLFPEGYFNETQIVATVLSVDLENEPEIAAMIGASAALGISDVPFDGPIAGIRVGSINGELIANPSIKQQKEGDIDLMVAGKEGSIIMVEGGAKFATEEFLVKALAFAQSEMQGVLDLQKRIAAEVGKPNMALQPVVADPELEARVKAFAESRLNDALRIPVKQERYLAAGTLKKETIAALAESFPGREKEIDSIYGDLKYRLMREMVVNENRRVDGRGPREIRPITCEVGLLPRTHGSALFTRGETQAMVVTTLGTSEDEQKIDALSGWEYKNFMLHYNFPPFSVGEVKILRGPGRREIGHGALAERAVSKILPQEGFPYTVRVVSDILESNGSSSMATVCGASLSLMDAGVPTKGHVAGIAMGLIKEGDKVVILSDILGDEDHLGDMDFKVAGTADGVTALQMDIKIGGVTAELLKDALYQAKEGRLHILDRMQSGISTPRAELSVYAPRITTIYVRQEKIKDVIGPGGKNIKGIILATGVKIDIDDTGKVNIASTDGAAAERAIEMVRMLTAEAEIGRIYNGKVKKIVDFGAFVEIFPGTEGLVHISQLAAERVKNVRDILKEGDEVLVKVIDIDKDGKIRLSRKEALEENM is encoded by the coding sequence ATGAGTATATATGAGACAACTTACGCCGGCAGGCCGCTTATAATTGAGACAGGCAAGATGGCCAGGCAGGCGCACGGCTCATGCACAGTCAGGTACGGTGATACGGTCGTGCTGGTTACGGCCTGCCGTAACGAGTCTCCGGCCGCGGGAGTTGACTTTCTGCCGCTGACCGTGAATTACATGGAGATGACCTACGCCGCCGGCAAGATACCCGGCGGGTTCTTCAAGAGGGAAGGCAGGCCGAGCGAGAAGGAAGTGCTGGGCTCAAGGCTTATCGACAGGCCGTTGCGCCCGCTCTTTCCCGAAGGATACTTCAACGAAACCCAGATAGTAGCGACCGTACTCTCGGTCGACCTCGAGAACGAGCCGGAGATAGCCGCGATGATCGGTGCCTCCGCGGCCCTCGGGATATCGGATGTGCCTTTTGACGGGCCCATAGCCGGGATCAGGGTCGGGTCGATAAACGGCGAGCTAATCGCCAACCCCTCCATCAAGCAGCAGAAGGAGGGCGATATAGACCTGATGGTGGCCGGCAAGGAAGGCTCCATAATAATGGTCGAAGGCGGGGCGAAGTTCGCAACTGAAGAGTTCCTCGTAAAGGCGCTTGCGTTCGCCCAGAGCGAGATGCAGGGAGTGCTGGACCTCCAGAAGAGGATAGCGGCAGAGGTCGGCAAGCCCAATATGGCGCTGCAGCCCGTCGTAGCAGACCCGGAGCTTGAAGCCAGGGTAAAGGCCTTCGCCGAATCAAGGCTCAACGACGCCCTCAGGATCCCGGTCAAGCAGGAGCGCTATCTTGCCGCCGGGACCCTCAAGAAAGAGACGATAGCCGCCCTTGCGGAGTCTTTCCCCGGTAGGGAAAAAGAGATCGACTCCATCTACGGCGACTTGAAGTACAGGCTCATGAGAGAGATGGTCGTAAACGAGAACAGGAGGGTGGACGGCAGGGGGCCCAGGGAAATACGCCCCATAACCTGCGAGGTAGGCCTGTTGCCGAGGACCCACGGCTCGGCCCTCTTTACCAGGGGCGAGACACAGGCCATGGTCGTCACCACCCTCGGCACCTCCGAGGACGAGCAGAAGATCGATGCCCTCTCAGGGTGGGAGTACAAGAACTTCATGCTCCACTACAACTTCCCTCCCTTCAGCGTCGGAGAGGTAAAGATACTGCGCGGCCCTGGAAGAAGGGAGATAGGCCACGGAGCGCTCGCTGAAAGGGCGGTATCGAAGATACTACCCCAGGAAGGCTTCCCCTACACCGTAAGGGTCGTCTCTGACATACTCGAATCCAACGGCTCGTCGTCAATGGCCACCGTCTGCGGCGCTTCTCTTTCACTCATGGACGCGGGCGTGCCGACAAAGGGGCACGTCGCGGGCATAGCCATGGGCCTTATAAAGGAAGGCGACAAGGTCGTGATACTCTCCGACATCCTCGGCGACGAGGACCATCTCGGGGACATGGACTTCAAGGTTGCCGGAACAGCCGACGGCGTGACCGCCCTCCAGATGGACATCAAGATAGGCGGTGTTACGGCAGAGCTGTTGAAGGACGCCCTCTATCAGGCAAAGGAAGGCAGGCTCCATATCCTCGACAGGATGCAGAGCGGCATCTCCACGCCGAGGGCAGAGCTTTCTGTCTACGCTCCGAGGATAACCACGATATACGTCAGGCAGGAGAAGATAAAGGACGTCATCGGGCCCGGCGGCAAGAACATAAAGGGCATCATCCTTGCGACCGGGGTCAAGATAGACATCGACGACACCGGAAAGGTGAATATCGCCTCCACCGACGGCGCCGCCGCCGAACGGGCCATAGAGATGGTCAGGATGCTCACAGCCGAGGCCGAGATAGGCAGGATCTACAACGGCAAGGTCAAGAAGATCGTCGACTTTGGCGCCTTCGTCGAGATATTCCCCGGCACAGAGGGGCTTGTGCACATATCCCAGCTCGCCGCTGAAAGGGTCAAGAACGTAAGGGATATACTCAAGGAAGGCGATGAAGTCCTCGTCAAGGTCATAGACATAGACAAGGACGGAAAGATAAGGCTCTCCAGGAAAGAAGCTCTCGAAGAGAACATGTAG
- a CDS encoding 30S ribosomal protein S15 — MLATEKKQDIIKSYKTHEKDTGSPEVQIALLSERINSLSSHFKTHKADHHSRRGLLKMVGHRRRLLDYVKKKDVERYKGIIEKLGLRR, encoded by the coding sequence ATGCTGGCAACCGAAAAAAAGCAGGACATTATCAAATCCTACAAGACGCATGAGAAGGATACAGGCTCTCCTGAAGTGCAGATTGCGCTCCTGAGCGAAAGGATCAACAGCCTTAGCTCGCATTTCAAGACGCATAAGGCGGACCACCATTCAAGGAGAGGTCTCCTTAAGATGGTCGGTCACAGGAGAAGGCTTCTTGACTATGTCAAGAAGAAGGACGTCGAGCGTTACAAGGGCATAATAGAAAAGCTCGGCCTCAGGAGATAA